Part of the Natronobacterium gregoryi SP2 genome, AACCTCGGCGCGCAGACGCCCGACCGCGCCGCCGCGGTGACGAAAACGGCGACCGCCGGAACGATGGCGGCAATCTTCGGTGTCGCCGTCCTGCTCGTTGCGTTCCCCGCACAGGCGATGACCGTCTTCGTCGACGATCCTGCCGTGATCGCCGAAGGCGTCGTCTTCCTACGAATCGTCGGGCCGTTCTGGGCACTGTTCGCCGGCGTCATGGTCGTTCAGGGTGCGTTCCGCGGTGCCGGCAACACCCGGGAGGCGATGGTGCTTTCGTTCCTCTCGCGGTGGATCTTCCGCGTCCCCGTGGCACTCGTGCTCGCCTTTACGGCCGTGACGATCCCGATTCTCGAGGTGACGATCCCGACGGTTTCGGCAATCGACCTCGGAATCGAAGGGATCTGGTGGGCGTTTTCCTTCGGGATGGTCGCCTCCTTCGTCGTCGCGGTCGCGTGGTTCCGGCTGGGAACCTGGCGCGAGCAGGTGATCGACGAGGGCGCGGACGCCGACGAACCATCCGGTGAGGAATCGACGGAACGGCCGGGCGTCCGCGCCGACGGCGAGCAGGAGCCAGTCGACGACTGGTCATCTGACCGGTAGCCACTCCTCGAGTCGTGGGCTGAACTCCCCGAGCATGCGGGCGTCTTCCTCGGTGAACGCGTCGGTCACGAGCAACGCGAGCAGGTAGACGCCGATTATGACGACGGGGAGTGCGACCACGATGGCGACGTCGCTCTCGATCAGGGAGACGACTGGAACGCCGGCGATCGTCGCTGGGACGCCGGCGCCGACGATCTTCGCGAAGTCGCGGGTGAACGGGTGGATGCCGTCGAGGTGGTAAATCTCGACGAGCGTGAGCGTGCCCACGAGGAAGAGTGCCGTCGCGGAACCGATTGCCGCCCCCTCGATCCCGAAGATCGGGACGAGCGCCATCGAGAGCACGAAGTTCGCGCCGAAGAGGACGAGCGTGTTGACGAAGACCATCCGCGAGTAGCCAAGTCCCTGGAGCAGGGACCCGTCGGGGCCGCCAAAGGTGACGTTGAAGAGGAACGCGCCGGCAAGCAGCACCACGACGGCGCTGGCCTCGGCATACTGTGGCGTGTACAGCACCGCGAGGTACGAACTCGCGCCAAGCGAGAGGACGATCGCGATCGGGAGCGTGATACCGGCGATCCAGCGGACCATCGTCCGGAACCGTGACTGGACTAACTCTATGTCGTCGCGTTTCTCGGCGATGAGCGGCTTGAACACTGGCGACAACGAGTTGAAGATGATCATCAGGCCGGAACCGAGCATGTAACCGACGCGGTAGATGCCGACATCGTCGGACGAGAGAAAGTAGCCGAGAACGAAGTAGTCGACGTGGCCCATCAGAACGAAGACGACGCTGGTCATCGCCAACGGGACGGAGTAGGCAACGAGCGGCCGCGCCGGGACGAGTTCGACATCGGTTGCCAGCAGGTCCCAGGCCTTGTAGGTGAAGACGATCGCACCGACCGTGATCGCAACCGCGAGCCCGACGACATAGCCGACGATGAGCCCGAGCAGGCCGTATCCCACCAGCAAGAGGCCGGCCGTGACCGTAAACCGGACGATCGGACGGACGAGGTCGCGCATGATGACCCGGTACTGGAGTTTCTTGATGCTGTAGTAGGAGGTGAGCAACACGTTGTAAATCGCCAACATCGGGATCGTGACTGACAGCAAGAGCAGCGCGATTTCCATCGCTGGCTCCTGAAAAAACGCGCTGACCGTCGCCGCGCTCACTGCGAGCGCGAACGCCACCAGCGACGAGGTTACGAGGACGGTCGCGGTTACCTGGAGGATCACACCCTTCGCTTTCCCGCGCTCGTCGGCCTCGAGGTACTGTGGGACGAAGTAGTCGATCGCGAGCGGGAGCCCAAGATTCGCAAACACCTGCATGAAGAGGATAACCGAGGTCGCGAGAACGAACAGCCCGTAGACCGATGGACTGACGAACCGGGTCATCAGTACGACGATAGCAAACCCCAGGACCCCGTTGATCACGTTCCCGACGAACGTGATACTGCCCTGCTTGGCCAGCGTCGAGACGCCGTCGTCGTCGTGGTCGGTCATCTGCCCTCGTGTGGTCTCCCGCTCGTTCGTGGCGCACTAGTCGATCCGGCACCGTCTACACTCACCGGTCACACTCCCAGAACGGCGGCTCCCGGCGTCGTCAGACCCCTGTCGCTGGCTCGAGTTCGTACTCCTCGACTTCCGCCGCGCGCTCCCCGAAGTGTGGGAACTCGACCTGGAACGGCCACTCTTCGCCGGAGCTTACGTCCTGATCGACGTTCTCGATGACGCTCTCGAGTTGGTCGCCCGCTGCGTCGAAAAACGTCGCTCGGATCTCGACGTAGGTAAGTGTTCTGCCGCCGACATTTCTGACGATGCCCCAGACGACGATCCGTTCGTCTTCGGTGCCGGGATCGTCCCGAACGAGGTCGTCCCAGACGATTTCGACGTCGCCGGGGTCGGTGATCTCCTCGTTCTCGCCGAGATACTCGAAGCAGCCGGCCCCCGACGCCAGTGTAACGGGGACGAGCGAGAGGAGTGCGCGGCGGTGCATCCATCGCGTGTTCGCGTCGGCGAGTCTTGAGCGTTCGGGACCAATGCACACGGCGGACGGACACGCATATTTTCTCTGCCAACAAATAGGAGCACATGGACGAATCGCCGGAGATCGTGTTGACGAACGACGACGGGATCGACGCACCGGGCCTCCGGGCGCTGTTCGAAGCGCTCTCTGCGATCGGCTCGGTCACAGTCGTCGCCCCCAATCGCAACCGAAGTGCAGTCGGCCGGGCACTCTCCTACGGGCGGACGAGTACGGACGATACGACAATAGACGAACTGACGGTGGACTTTTCGGAAGGCGCGTTCACCAGCCCGGTCCCTCACGCGGACCACGAACTCGGCTACGCGATCGACGGCACGCCCTGTGACTGTGCCATCGTCGGCGTCAACGCCCTCGAGCCAGACGTTCTCGTCTCGGGCTGTAACGCCGGTGCGAACCTGGGGGCGTACTCTCTCTCTCGGTCGGGGACGGTTAGTGCCGCCATGGAAGCAGCGTTTCACGACGTTCCGTCGATTGCGGTGTCGATGGACACGCTCGGCTACGAGAGCGAGGACGGCGAACTCTCGGCAGTCGACTTCGAGCGGGCCGCAGCGATCGTCGCCTCGATCGTCGAAGAATACCCCGGGACTGGCCTCTTCGATCGCATCGACTACCTCAACATCAACGTGCCCCGACCCGACCGGCCGATCGAGAGCGTCGAAATTACCCGGCCGACGGAGGTCTACGAAATGGATGCGACAATGGAGGACGGCACGTTCCAACTGACAAACCGTCTCTGGCAGCAGATGGCCAACCGCGACATTCCCGATCCACCGGATACGGATCGATACGTGCTGCTCGAGGACGGACTCTCGGTTTCGCCGCTGGCCGTTCCCCACGACGCCGTCGACACCGAACCCGTCCAGGCCGTGCTGGAAGACATCGTCGCTGTCTGACCGGGCGAGGAAAACACGTTCATTTTACACGCTCGAGCGCAACGGG contains:
- a CDS encoding flippase, giving the protein MTDHDDDGVSTLAKQGSITFVGNVINGVLGFAIVVLMTRFVSPSVYGLFVLATSVILFMQVFANLGLPLAIDYFVPQYLEADERGKAKGVILQVTATVLVTSSLVAFALAVSAATVSAFFQEPAMEIALLLLSVTIPMLAIYNVLLTSYYSIKKLQYRVIMRDLVRPIVRFTVTAGLLLVGYGLLGLIVGYVVGLAVAITVGAIVFTYKAWDLLATDVELVPARPLVAYSVPLAMTSVVFVLMGHVDYFVLGYFLSSDDVGIYRVGYMLGSGLMIIFNSLSPVFKPLIAEKRDDIELVQSRFRTMVRWIAGITLPIAIVLSLGASSYLAVLYTPQYAEASAVVVLLAGAFLFNVTFGGPDGSLLQGLGYSRMVFVNTLVLFGANFVLSMALVPIFGIEGAAIGSATALFLVGTLTLVEIYHLDGIHPFTRDFAKIVGAGVPATIAGVPVVSLIESDVAIVVALPVVIIGVYLLALLVTDAFTEEDARMLGEFSPRLEEWLPVR
- a CDS encoding FxLYD domain-containing protein, producing MHRRALLSLVPVTLASGAGCFEYLGENEEITDPGDVEIVWDDLVRDDPGTEDERIVVWGIVRNVGGRTLTYVEIRATFFDAAGDQLESVIENVDQDVSSGEEWPFQVEFPHFGERAAEVEEYELEPATGV
- the surE gene encoding 5'/3'-nucleotidase SurE; this encodes MDESPEIVLTNDDGIDAPGLRALFEALSAIGSVTVVAPNRNRSAVGRALSYGRTSTDDTTIDELTVDFSEGAFTSPVPHADHELGYAIDGTPCDCAIVGVNALEPDVLVSGCNAGANLGAYSLSRSGTVSAAMEAAFHDVPSIAVSMDTLGYESEDGELSAVDFERAAAIVASIVEEYPGTGLFDRIDYLNINVPRPDRPIESVEITRPTEVYEMDATMEDGTFQLTNRLWQQMANRDIPDPPDTDRYVLLEDGLSVSPLAVPHDAVDTEPVQAVLEDIVAV